A region of Elusimicrobiota bacterium DNA encodes the following proteins:
- a CDS encoding ABC transporter permease has product MNAGLWADTLSRSCAAGTPLLLGTLGEICAERAGVLNLGVEGMMAVGAVAGFGTAAATGSPWLGLAAAAAAGAALSVVHAVVTVALKANQIVSGIALTMLGLGLSGVWGRSYVGTPLAARFGACQLPLLGDIPLLGPAFFRQDPVFYLALLLTAAISFLLWRTRWGITVRSVGENPLAADAAGVDVARVRFLCVAAGGTLAGLAGGYLSLVYIPSWIEGMTAGRGWIVIALTIFAGWDPRRAVLGALLFGGIDAAQYLFQAWVPPNFLKMLPYLATILALLAGRRTAHGEHSAPVALGLPYRKGER; this is encoded by the coding sequence GTGAACGCGGGGCTCTGGGCGGACACGCTCTCGCGCAGCTGCGCGGCCGGCACGCCTCTGCTGCTGGGGACCTTGGGCGAGATCTGCGCCGAGCGCGCGGGCGTGCTCAACCTGGGGGTCGAGGGGATGATGGCGGTCGGCGCGGTGGCGGGGTTCGGGACCGCGGCGGCCACGGGCTCGCCTTGGCTGGGCCTGGCCGCGGCCGCGGCGGCGGGAGCCGCCCTGTCCGTGGTCCATGCCGTGGTCACGGTCGCGCTCAAGGCCAACCAGATCGTCTCCGGAATCGCGCTGACCATGCTGGGGCTGGGCCTCAGCGGCGTGTGGGGGCGGAGCTATGTGGGTACTCCGCTGGCGGCCAGGTTCGGGGCGTGCCAGCTGCCGCTCTTGGGCGACATCCCGCTTCTGGGCCCGGCTTTCTTCCGCCAGGACCCGGTGTTCTACCTGGCCCTGCTTTTGACCGCGGCGATCTCCTTTCTGCTCTGGCGCACGCGCTGGGGCATCACGGTGCGCTCGGTGGGGGAGAACCCGCTGGCCGCGGACGCGGCCGGAGTGGACGTGGCCCGGGTGCGGTTCCTCTGCGTGGCCGCGGGCGGGACTTTGGCCGGGCTGGCGGGGGGCTACCTCTCCTTGGTCTACATCCCGTCCTGGATCGAGGGCATGACCGCGGGGCGAGGCTGGATCGTCATCGCCTTGACCATCTTCGCGGGCTGGGATCCGCGCCGCGCCGTGCTCGGGGCCTTGCTCTTCGGGGGCATCGACGCGGCGCAGTACCTCTTCCAGGCCTGGGTGCCGCCGAACTTCCTCAAGATGCTGCCCTATCTGGCCACCATCCTGGCCTTGCTCGCGGGCCGGCGTACGGCCCACGGTGAGCATTCGGCGCCTGTGGCCCTGGGCCTGCCGTACCGCAAGGGCGAGCGCTAG
- a CDS encoding ABC transporter permease: MPRLGFVPCEHLATPRRAAAVTLAALAAGVLLASVSFAFMGVNPVSALTRIFAGSFGSLYGWGETVTKAIPLALAGTGLCLAFQGRMWNIGAEGQLLCGAVAATGLALAAPDALPAWLMIPLLFLAGFAGGAACGAVPGWLKARFRVNEVISSLMLNYICAELVQYLVYGPWKGRQQFGFPYTNNFSAAATLPVLGATRIHWPTMVLAALLAPAAHWLLTRTKMGFEIRVMGGNPVAARYAGMDPRRTAVLVMALSGGLAGLAGTGEVAGIHHHLTYPWSISSGYGYSAIIVAWVARLDPLLVLPAALFFGGILVGGDAIQTSMHLPGSAINLFNGIILMCLIAGEFFLRYRPRWRAEAGA; the protein is encoded by the coding sequence GTGCCTAGGCTGGGCTTCGTGCCCTGCGAGCACCTGGCCACCCCGCGGCGCGCCGCGGCGGTGACCCTGGCGGCTCTGGCCGCGGGCGTGCTCCTGGCGTCCGTGTCCTTCGCCTTCATGGGTGTCAACCCCGTTTCGGCCCTGACCCGCATCTTTGCCGGCTCCTTCGGCAGCCTCTACGGCTGGGGCGAGACCGTGACCAAGGCCATCCCTTTGGCCCTGGCCGGCACGGGCTTGTGCCTGGCTTTCCAGGGGCGCATGTGGAACATCGGCGCCGAGGGGCAGCTGCTCTGCGGGGCCGTGGCCGCGACCGGCCTGGCCCTGGCGGCCCCGGACGCGCTGCCGGCCTGGCTCATGATCCCCCTGCTCTTCCTCGCCGGCTTCGCCGGTGGGGCCGCTTGCGGGGCGGTCCCGGGCTGGCTGAAGGCTCGCTTCCGGGTCAACGAGGTCATCAGCTCGCTCATGCTCAACTACATCTGCGCGGAGCTGGTGCAGTACCTGGTCTACGGCCCTTGGAAAGGGCGCCAGCAGTTCGGCTTCCCATACACCAACAACTTCAGCGCGGCCGCGACTTTGCCCGTGCTGGGCGCAACGCGCATCCATTGGCCGACGATGGTCCTGGCCGCGCTTCTGGCCCCCGCGGCCCATTGGCTGTTGACCCGGACCAAGATGGGCTTCGAGATCCGCGTCATGGGGGGCAACCCGGTCGCGGCGCGCTACGCGGGCATGGACCCGCGCCGCACCGCGGTCCTGGTCATGGCCCTGAGCGGCGGCCTGGCCGGGCTGGCCGGGACCGGCGAGGTGGCCGGCATCCACCACCACCTGACCTACCCCTGGAGCATCTCCTCGGGCTACGGCTACTCCGCCATCATCGTGGCCTGGGTGGCGCGGCTCGACCCCTTGCTCGTCTTGCCGGCGGCGCTCTTCTTCGGCGGCATCCTCGTAGGCGGCGACGCCATCCAGACCTCCATGCACCTGCCGGGCTCGGCCATCAACCTGTTCAACGGCATCATCCTCATGTGCCTCATCGCGGGAGAGTTCTTCCTGCGCTACCGGCCGCGCTGGCGCGCCGAGGCGGGCGCGTGA
- a CDS encoding ABC transporter ATP-binding protein yields the protein MALESLELRGITKEFCGVRANDGIDFSVRAGEVAALLGENGAGKTTLVNILYGLYQPDAGRLFVNGRLAAVSTPRDAMRLGIGMVHQHFMLVPKHTVAENIALGLGGVPFLRPEAEVARRVDEFCGRYGLRVDLQARVWQLSAGQRQRVEILKALVRGAQALILDEPTSVLTDSEAAELFVVLKKMAAEGRMIVYITHKLEEVMELCTSVTVLRRGKVAASLVAAQTTQEDLAALMLREAPAEAPPAPAPRAPGPEVLAVSGLRVPGDMGGDAVRGVDFSIRRGEVFGVAGISGNGQRELAEALTGLRPASAGSISLGGRPARDLSPAELRARGVRHIPEERLCVGIVAGLTVAENLALTGYRRPEFGRGGSFDPGAARARAASRIREYDIRPPSPDAAAESMSGGNIQKLILARESEGEPALIVAVHPTYGLDLGACELVRRKLLEKKAQGSAVLLIGEDLDEILLLADRVAVMFEGRFMAVLDNRGLERRELMLMMGGVARA from the coding sequence ATGGCCCTGGAGTCCCTGGAGCTGCGGGGCATCACCAAGGAGTTCTGCGGGGTCCGGGCCAACGACGGCATCGACTTCTCGGTGCGTGCGGGCGAGGTCGCCGCGCTGCTGGGAGAGAACGGCGCGGGCAAGACCACGCTGGTCAACATCCTCTACGGCCTCTACCAGCCCGACGCGGGCAGGCTGTTCGTCAACGGGAGGCTGGCGGCCGTCTCAACCCCCCGCGACGCCATGCGCCTGGGCATCGGCATGGTGCACCAGCATTTCATGCTCGTGCCCAAGCACACGGTGGCCGAGAACATCGCTTTGGGCCTCGGAGGCGTTCCTTTCCTGAGGCCGGAGGCCGAGGTCGCGCGTCGCGTGGATGAATTCTGCGGCCGCTACGGCCTGCGCGTCGACCTCCAGGCCCGGGTCTGGCAGCTTTCGGCCGGCCAGCGCCAGAGGGTCGAGATCCTCAAGGCCCTGGTGCGCGGGGCGCAGGCCCTCATCCTCGACGAACCCACCTCCGTGCTGACCGACTCGGAGGCGGCCGAGCTCTTCGTCGTCCTCAAGAAGATGGCGGCCGAGGGCCGGATGATCGTCTACATCACCCACAAGCTCGAAGAGGTGATGGAGCTCTGCACCAGCGTGACCGTGCTCCGCCGCGGCAAGGTCGCGGCCAGCTTGGTCGCGGCCCAGACCACCCAGGAGGACCTGGCCGCCCTCATGCTCCGCGAGGCCCCCGCCGAAGCGCCGCCCGCCCCGGCCCCGCGGGCCCCGGGGCCGGAGGTCCTGGCCGTCTCGGGCCTGAGGGTCCCCGGCGACATGGGCGGCGACGCGGTGCGGGGCGTGGATTTCTCCATCCGGCGGGGCGAGGTCTTCGGCGTGGCCGGCATCTCGGGCAACGGGCAGCGGGAGCTCGCGGAGGCGCTCACCGGACTGCGGCCCGCCTCGGCCGGGAGCATCAGCCTCGGAGGACGGCCGGCCCGGGACCTCAGCCCGGCCGAACTCCGGGCCCGGGGCGTGCGCCATATCCCGGAGGAGCGCCTGTGCGTGGGCATCGTGGCCGGCCTCACGGTCGCGGAGAACCTGGCCTTGACCGGCTACCGGCGGCCGGAGTTCGGGCGCGGCGGGAGCTTCGACCCGGGAGCGGCGCGCGCCCGCGCGGCCTCCCGCATACGGGAGTACGACATCCGGCCTCCGTCGCCGGACGCCGCGGCCGAGAGCATGTCCGGAGGCAACATCCAGAAGCTCATCCTGGCCCGGGAGAGCGAGGGCGAACCGGCCCTCATCGTGGCGGTCCACCCGACCTACGGCCTCGACCTGGGCGCCTGCGAGCTCGTGCGGCGCAAGCTGCTGGAGAAGAAAGCCCAAGGCAGCGCCGTGCTGCTCATCGGCGAGGACCTCGACGAGATCCTGCTCCTCGCGGACCGCGTGGCGGTCATGTTCGAGGGGAGGTTCATGGCGGTTCTGGACAACCGGGGCCTGGAGCGCCGCGAGCTCATGCTGATGATGGGCGGAGTCGCGCGTGCCTAG
- a CDS encoding BMP family ABC transporter substrate-binding protein: MKFSRMLSRCAVAALLLAGCGKPGAGPAAPGKLKAGFIYVGPVGDYGWSNAHEAARLAVMKKFPWLESVFVESVSEADAPRIIDRLVGEEKCDVVFTTSFGYMDATVAAGAKHPQTKFMHCAGFKRGTNVGTYFAELYQMYYLNGLMAGALTKSHKIGYVAAHPIPEVVRHIDAFALGIAETDPKAKVYVKWLYSWYDPAKAKQAAESLVAEGCDALAFTEDSPAVIQVAEESTAKGKPVYAFSHYSPMQKFGPKSVVSGQLVDWGVMYEAILKALHDGTWDNRDWFWMAREKAVLLGAEPGTPVNPAFVEPLKKALYEGKPSVYDLVMKRLEQFCAPAPTFDPFTGPIKDQKGTLRVKAGERASLASLLAVDWFVPNVVGDIPRS; the protein is encoded by the coding sequence ATGAAATTCTCGCGGATGCTGTCTCGCTGCGCCGTCGCGGCTCTGCTCCTGGCGGGCTGCGGCAAGCCCGGAGCCGGGCCCGCGGCCCCGGGCAAGCTCAAGGCCGGCTTCATCTACGTGGGGCCGGTGGGGGACTACGGCTGGTCCAACGCGCACGAAGCCGCGCGCCTGGCCGTGATGAAGAAGTTCCCCTGGCTGGAGAGCGTCTTCGTGGAGTCCGTCTCCGAGGCGGACGCGCCGCGCATCATCGACCGCCTGGTGGGCGAGGAGAAGTGCGACGTCGTCTTCACCACCAGTTTCGGCTACATGGACGCCACCGTGGCCGCGGGCGCCAAGCATCCGCAGACCAAGTTCATGCATTGCGCCGGCTTCAAACGCGGCACCAACGTGGGCACCTATTTCGCGGAGCTCTACCAGATGTACTACCTCAATGGCCTCATGGCCGGGGCGCTCACCAAGAGCCACAAGATCGGCTACGTGGCGGCCCACCCCATCCCCGAGGTGGTGCGCCACATCGACGCATTCGCTTTGGGCATCGCCGAGACCGACCCCAAGGCCAAGGTCTACGTGAAGTGGCTCTACTCCTGGTACGACCCGGCCAAGGCCAAGCAGGCGGCCGAGTCCTTGGTCGCGGAGGGCTGCGACGCCCTGGCCTTCACCGAGGACTCGCCGGCCGTCATCCAGGTGGCCGAGGAGTCCACGGCCAAGGGCAAGCCGGTCTACGCCTTCAGCCACTACAGCCCCATGCAGAAGTTCGGGCCCAAGAGCGTGGTCTCCGGCCAGCTGGTGGACTGGGGGGTCATGTACGAGGCCATCCTGAAGGCCCTCCACGACGGGACCTGGGACAACAGGGACTGGTTCTGGATGGCGCGGGAGAAGGCGGTTCTGCTGGGAGCCGAGCCCGGGACCCCCGTCAATCCCGCCTTCGTCGAGCCGCTTAAGAAGGCCCTTTACGAAGGCAAGCCCAGCGTCTACGACCTGGTCATGAAGCGCCTGGAGCAGTTCTGCGCGCCCGCGCCGACCTTCGACCCCTTCACCGGACCCATCAAGGACCAGAAGGGGACGCTGCGCGTGAAAGCGGGGGAGCGCGCCAGCCTCGCGTCCTTGCTGGCCGTCGACTGGTTCGTGCCCAACGTGGTGGGCGATATCCCGCGCTCCTAG
- a CDS encoding tetratricopeptide repeat protein, whose product MAQASPRVKRLVQLGLQHARLGRAERARAAFALAERLAPDDPDIQMLFCEFCAGRGRLDEALVHCRRAARLDSGRPEIWLMQQDLLERAGRPAQAEACLRAALRLAPGSAQTRLRYGEFCFKNGRCRDAVRHLERALALGCPQPEVRIALTNARIGLAEELEKAGRLGEAEALWRLAERTAPSAAQVRLRRVRCLMALSRLKEREGLAREAESCLRRADRVSRREPAAQSELGRLHEQRGRLRLAAAHLRRAAALAREDARPHLAWVEFLKDRGRYADAARHLAGLRRRRPAFWSAELEFQAGWVWGKDEAYGRMLRHFRLCVRHPGFPQVAGFHRLTALLCLRDYRAAGAAAEELLDAGCAGDWLKFFLPWPQSWLRPTAHRFLRAELRALARETVRHPAAPWPRFFKGTVLYSLGLLAQSLPEFAALRGLPQRRYGWMRYYAGLILLNQCRYKEARRELAAAAAHAPGFWLSLCHSAEAMLCLGLPRQATAIFAQARQAAAGSAAEPHILAWEGETLLWTGDYAAALARLKSAVDAGSWLAVCWRGAALMLSGRYREALRDLDRAIVPGSRDAEALVWRGELHRRMGRLRAARSDLDRAVELEGGDWAYWNRALLAAAMDRPADMRRDMARIAPEALRHVRGGLKLPEGAETDMRKAVAILAAGLRLARGVRRSDAYLRALWMAADRPRPGSPRRFGMMSRVEVDKG is encoded by the coding sequence ATGGCCCAGGCCTCCCCCAGAGTCAAGCGCTTGGTGCAATTGGGCCTGCAGCACGCTCGCCTCGGCCGCGCGGAGAGGGCGCGCGCGGCCTTCGCCCTGGCCGAGCGGCTCGCCCCGGACGACCCCGACATCCAGATGCTGTTCTGCGAGTTCTGCGCGGGCCGGGGCAGGCTGGACGAGGCCTTGGTCCACTGCCGCCGCGCAGCCCGGCTCGACTCCGGCCGTCCCGAGATATGGCTGATGCAGCAAGACCTGCTGGAGAGAGCCGGCCGTCCCGCGCAGGCCGAGGCCTGCCTGCGCGCGGCCCTGCGGCTGGCGCCGGGTTCGGCGCAGACGCGGCTGCGCTACGGCGAGTTCTGCTTCAAGAACGGCCGCTGCCGCGACGCGGTCCGGCATCTCGAACGGGCTCTGGCTCTGGGCTGCCCGCAGCCCGAGGTCCGGATCGCGCTGACCAACGCCCGGATCGGCCTGGCCGAGGAGCTTGAGAAGGCCGGCCGGCTGGGCGAGGCGGAAGCGCTGTGGCGGCTGGCCGAGCGGACGGCTCCGTCCGCCGCCCAGGTCCGCCTGCGGCGCGTCCGCTGCCTCATGGCCCTGTCTCGCCTGAAGGAACGCGAGGGGCTGGCTCGCGAAGCCGAGTCCTGCCTGCGCCGGGCGGACCGGGTCTCCCGGCGCGAACCGGCGGCGCAGTCCGAGCTGGGCCGGCTCCATGAGCAGCGCGGCCGCCTGCGACTGGCGGCGGCGCATCTGCGCAGGGCGGCGGCCCTGGCCCGCGAGGACGCCAGGCCGCACCTGGCCTGGGTCGAATTCCTCAAGGACCGCGGCCGCTACGCCGACGCGGCGCGCCACCTGGCCGGCCTGCGCCGCAGGCGACCGGCCTTCTGGAGCGCCGAGCTGGAGTTCCAAGCGGGCTGGGTCTGGGGCAAGGACGAGGCTTACGGCAGGATGCTGCGCCATTTCCGCCTCTGCGTCCGCCATCCCGGGTTCCCGCAGGTCGCGGGATTCCATCGCTTGACCGCGCTGCTCTGCCTGCGCGACTATCGCGCGGCCGGAGCCGCCGCCGAGGAGCTGCTCGATGCCGGCTGCGCGGGCGACTGGCTCAAGTTCTTCCTGCCTTGGCCCCAGAGCTGGCTGCGGCCCACCGCCCATCGCTTCCTGCGCGCGGAGCTCCGGGCACTGGCGCGCGAAACGGTCCGGCACCCCGCCGCGCCCTGGCCGCGGTTCTTCAAGGGCACGGTGCTTTACAGCCTGGGCCTGCTGGCGCAGAGCCTGCCCGAGTTCGCAGCCTTGCGCGGCCTGCCCCAGCGGCGCTACGGCTGGATGCGCTACTATGCCGGGCTCATCCTGCTGAACCAGTGCCGCTATAAGGAAGCTCGGCGCGAACTGGCCGCCGCCGCGGCGCATGCGCCCGGCTTCTGGCTGAGCCTTTGCCACTCGGCCGAAGCCATGTTATGCCTGGGGCTGCCGCGGCAAGCCACGGCGATCTTCGCGCAGGCGCGCCAAGCCGCGGCTGGAAGCGCGGCCGAACCCCACATCCTGGCCTGGGAGGGCGAGACGCTGCTCTGGACCGGAGACTACGCCGCGGCCTTGGCGCGGCTGAAAAGCGCGGTCGACGCCGGTTCGTGGCTCGCCGTATGCTGGCGCGGGGCGGCCCTCATGCTCAGCGGCCGCTATCGGGAAGCCTTGCGCGACCTCGACCGGGCCATCGTGCCCGGCTCCCGGGACGCCGAAGCCTTGGTGTGGCGCGGCGAACTGCATCGACGCATGGGGCGGCTGAGGGCGGCGCGGTCCGATCTGGACCGAGCCGTGGAGCTTGAGGGGGGCGATTGGGCCTACTGGAACCGGGCTTTGCTCGCCGCCGCCATGGACCGGCCTGCGGACATGCGCCGGGACATGGCCCGGATCGCACCCGAAGCGCTGCGGCATGTGCGCGGCGGGCTGAAGCTTCCGGAAGGCGCGGAAACCGACATGCGCAAGGCCGTCGCGATCCTTGCCGCCGGTCTGCGCTTGGCCCGCGGGGTGCGCCGCAGCGACGCCTACCTGCGCGCCCTCTGGATGGCGGCGGACCGGCCTCGGCCCGGCTCGCCGCGCCGGTTTGGTATGATGTCCCGGGTGGAGGTGGACAAGGGATGA
- a CDS encoding SGNH/GDSL hydrolase family protein, whose translation MHPHRRETQLAAITVAVSLAAAALVLEGVARLFFRNEVDTAALREAAAAPSVVPFVRRVADPDLLYDLEPGARVLGWGGIRIEVDPSGCCRVIPGRRADEKGELRVAILGDSTPFGWKVPFEQSYGEQLRPLLERALRRTVALRNFAVPGYNSQQNRITLRDKVLPWRPHLVILHYDHNDSEPIDDASARFLYPEYGDNALHSALIKLARRRWRRLGGVRTTFVADADPARPEKSLQGYRYAGPQWEHHFEELRALAGLAAAARVPVIAFIWDPWLKRNDDPGSDPFYTLLHRPAAERLGAMGLHVADSYGLYQDYMRRGGRKDLAALWVSAADAHPNAEGHRLIARYLLGEALRQLRGARPRIAR comes from the coding sequence ATGCACCCTCACCGCCGAGAAACACAGCTCGCCGCGATCACCGTCGCGGTCTCGCTGGCGGCCGCCGCTCTGGTGCTCGAGGGCGTCGCTCGGCTGTTCTTCCGCAACGAGGTGGACACGGCCGCGCTGCGGGAGGCGGCCGCTGCGCCCAGCGTCGTGCCCTTCGTGCGCCGCGTCGCCGACCCGGATCTGCTTTACGACCTGGAGCCCGGGGCGCGCGTTCTGGGCTGGGGCGGGATCCGCATCGAAGTCGATCCCTCCGGCTGCTGCCGCGTCATCCCGGGACGCCGCGCGGACGAGAAGGGCGAACTGCGGGTCGCGATCCTGGGAGACTCCACCCCCTTCGGCTGGAAGGTCCCCTTCGAGCAGAGCTATGGCGAGCAGCTGCGCCCGCTGCTGGAACGCGCGCTGCGCAGGACCGTGGCGCTGAGGAACTTCGCCGTGCCCGGCTACAACAGCCAGCAGAACCGCATCACCCTGCGCGACAAGGTCCTGCCCTGGCGACCCCATCTGGTCATCCTGCATTACGACCACAATGACTCGGAGCCCATAGACGACGCCTCGGCCCGGTTCCTCTACCCGGAGTACGGTGACAATGCGCTGCATTCCGCGCTGATCAAGCTGGCTCGGCGCCGGTGGCGCCGGCTGGGCGGGGTGCGCACGACCTTCGTGGCCGATGCGGACCCCGCGCGCCCCGAGAAGTCCCTGCAGGGCTACCGCTACGCCGGGCCGCAGTGGGAGCATCATTTCGAGGAGCTGCGGGCCTTAGCCGGGCTGGCCGCGGCGGCGCGCGTGCCGGTCATCGCCTTCATCTGGGACCCGTGGCTCAAGCGCAACGACGACCCGGGCTCCGATCCCTTCTACACCTTGCTGCACCGGCCCGCCGCCGAGCGGCTGGGCGCGATGGGCTTGCACGTCGCGGACAGCTACGGGCTTTACCAGGACTACATGCGGCGCGGCGGCCGCAAGGACCTCGCCGCTCTTTGGGTGAGCGCGGCCGACGCCCACCCCAACGCCGAAGGGCATCGACTCATCGCCCGGTACTTGCTCGGAGAAGCCCTGCGCCAGCTCCGGGGAGCACGGCCCCGCATCGCGAGATAA